ACGACCGAGAGGGCGCCGATCACCAGCGCGTCTTGCGGGCGCCGGAGACTGGCCGCACCGTTGACCACGCTCGTCGTCAGTGAGAGGGCACGGTCGTGCCACTTGGGACCGAGGGGCTGCGACACACGCGAGGCAAGAGCCCCGAGCGCACGCGGAAAGATCACCGCCACACACAGCCCGAGCAAGGCCAGCCCAAACACGGCGGCACCCACCCGCGCGAGCTCGCGGATCCAGCCGGCGGTGTGGGTCAACCAGGTGCTGAGGACCAGCAGCAGCAAGATGGCCACGCCGTCGACGAGTCGCTCGATGAACGTGACCGTCAGGGCCTGGGCCAGCGGGATCCCGGTGCGCTCGGCCAGCATGCCCGCGCGAACCAGCTCTCCGAGGCGCGCGGGTAACACGTTGTTGCTGGCGTAACCCACGACCACGACGTTGCTCGCGGTCGTCAGCCGCATGCTGGCCTCGCGCCGCACGAGGTAACGCAGGCGTGCGCCGCGCACGAAGTGACCCGCCACGTACGCGAGCACGGCCAGTGGTACCCAGGGCAGAGGTCGTGCGCTCCGCCACGTCGCGCGGATCGTCGACACGTCGAGGTGCCGCACCGCCACCCACACGAACAGCGCGCTGACGACGACACCGATCACGGTGACGAGGCGCCGCGGCGATCGCGTAGACATGACCCGCCGCGGTTTCGCACGAATTGTCGCGCCAGTCCACGCGCCTCCCCCAACCACGGGCGGCACGGCCGAGCAACCAGCGGGCGACGCGAGCTCAGCGCGCCGGGCTCTCGACCTCTTCGGCAAGCTCGTAGGCGGCGACCACGAGGGCCGTGAGCGACTCGACCGTCATGCTCTTCTGCGGTACGTCGGCCGAGACCAGCGCAATCCCGGCGTAGTCCACGTGCACCGCCCAGCCCGACGTGTGCATGCGCTGGGCCGTCTGCGACGCCATGACCCGAGCGGCGTTGCGCTGACGTGGGCAAGCGAGCACCAGGGCCGCGCGTTTGGCGCGGAGATCCGACCACGACGCGAGCACACTGACCAGCACCGGTCGTCCCCGGAAGGTGCTCGCGATGGACCAGCGGCTGGCGAACGTACTCCACATGTCGAACGATGGCGGCGTGTCGCCGATCCAGAAGAGGTCGAGCCACTCGAAGGGCGGGTCGAGCCCGGCGCCGAACTCTCCGCTCAGACGTTTGCCGAGCTCCAGCATCAACTCCTCCAGGCTGGGAGTGATGGCACGTACCGCGTATCCAAAGGCGAGAGCCGGGATGGCGATGAACGCCATCGAACCTGCCATGAACCATGCGCGCAGGGCGATGGTGCGCCGCTGGGTGGCGATACGCGCTCGGAGCAGCGCGCGCTCCGGCCGGGCCCGGGCGCGTCGTGCCAACTGTACCTCGGACAGCGCCATGGTCATCACACTGCCGGCGTGCTCCTCGGGCTCGAGCACAACGGCGCGACAGTGACCGCACTGCACGCTGTGCTCACCGGGCCGAAACGCCAGCGGCGCGCCACACTCGCCGCAGCCGACCAGCACGGCAGAACCCGATTGGCGCGCAGCCCCGTACCATTCGGCGTCGCCGCCGATACGACTCCAGCGTCGGTGGCGCGTCGCGCGTCGATACAGAAAGAAACAAGCGCCGAGGCCAGCCAGAAAGAACCCCAGCGCCGCGGCAACCAGGAGCGCTACCAGTGGCACCGCCGCCCACAGCTCGAGCTCGTCGAAGGCGACCAGCACGGTGGCCACCGCGTAGAGCGCAACGGTCCCGAGGGTCGGGAGCACGAAGACCAGGATCCCGCCCGCCACCACGGCGCTCAGCACTCGACTCTTGGTGCGCTCGGTCTCGAGCATGCGCTCGCGCTGCGCGGCGAGAGTGCGTTCGTGGTCCTGAGCAGCTCGGGCCCTTTCCAGGGCGTTCCAGCGCTCCCACGCGGCGCGCCGCACCTCCTCCGGCACCGCCTGCCAGGCGTGACACACCCGACACCAGACCCAGGGTGAGGTGACGTCGAGCACGAGCGGCGCGCCGCAACGCCCGCAGGGAACCGCCTCGGCTTCGTGGACTCGGGGGGACATCGTCGCTCGGGTGGAGCCATGAATGCCCGCCGCGCGCTCGCTGTAAAGATCAGAAGCGCGAACCCACGGCGATCGCGCGCGATCGCGCGCCGGGCGGACGCGCGGCGACCGCAGCTGAAATCGCGCCTCCGTCCGCCGAGCCTGCGCTCGGGCGGCGGTCGTGATAATGCCGAGCGCGTGCAGGCCGTGATCCTGGCGGGCGGGTTGGCGACGCGGATGCGACCGCGAACGCTGACCATCCCGAAATCGATGCTCGAGGTCGCCGGTCGCCCTTTCGTTGCCTGGCAGCTCGAGGCCCTCGCCCGAACGGGCTTCACCCGGGTGTTGCTCTGTATCGCGCACCTGGGCGAACAGATCCGCGAGTACGTCTCGGACGGGGCAGCGTTCGGGCTCGACGTCGAATACTCCGAGGACGGGCCGACGTTGTGTGGCACGGCTGGGGCCATTCGGCGCGCGCTTGCTCTGCTCGAGCCCAGCTTCCTGGTCACCTACGGTGATAGCTACTTGCCCTTCGACTACGCCGCGCCGCTGCGCGACCTCGACCAGCACCCCGAGGCCCTCGGCACGATGAGTGTGTTCGAGAACAGAGGCCGCTGGGACGCGAGCAACACCCGCGTCGAAGGGCAGCTGGTCGTGAGCTACGACAAACGGGCGACCTCCGCGGACGTCACGTTCATCGACTACGGAGCCATCGCTCTGCGCCGCGAGGTCATCGCCGAGCTACCAGCGGACGAGCCGGCCGGCCTCGACCAAGTGCAGGCCACGCTTTGTCGAACCGGCCGCTTGCGCGCCTGGGTCGCCCATGAAAGGTTCTACGAAATCGGCTCCGAATCCGGCCTCGCCGAGCTGACCGAGAGACTCAGGACCCCGTGATCGTATCCCGCGCACCCGTTCGATTCTCGCTCGGCGGTGGAGGCACGGACCTGCCGAGCTACTACGAGCGATTCGGCGGTTTCGTGGTCAGCGCGGCCATCGACTCGTACGTGTACATCACGGCGAGCCGGCGCTTTTACGACGACATTCGCCTGGCCTACTCCCAGACCGAGATCGTGCCGAACGTCGAGGCGATCCAGCATCGGATCTTCCGCGAGGCCCTGCGCATGACGGGCCTCGGGCGAGCGATGGAGCTCACGAGCGTCGCCGATGTGCCCGCCAACAGCGGTCTCGGTTCTTCTTCGAGCTTCACCGTGGCGCTCTTGAACGCACTTCACGCGTACAAGCGCGAGTTCGTGTCGTCACGACAGCTGGCCGAAGAAGCCTGTGAGATCGAGATGCATCGCCTCGGCGAGCCCATCGGCAAGCAGGACCAGTACATCGCGGCGTTCGGCAACGTGACGGCCCTCACGCTGGACAAGGACGGCACGGTCCACGTCGAGCCCGTACCGGTGAAGGACGAGGTCCTGGACGAGCTCGCGAACAACCTGGTGATCATGTGGTCGGGCATCGAACGGGCGGCCAGCTCGGTGCTGGAAGAACAGGGGGCGCGCGTGCAAAAGAGCGATCAAGCCACGCTCGACGGCATGCACCGCATCAAGGCCCTCGGCCACGAGGTGTACGACCTCCTGGTCGCGGGGGACACCGATCGGTACGGCGAGCTGCTGCACGAGCACTGGACCAACAAACGCAAGCTCGCCAGCAAGATGACCGACAGCCGGATCGACGAGCACTACGAGGCTGCGCGTGAGGCCGGGGCCATCGGCGGCAAGCTGATGGGCGCGGGCGGCGGTGGGTTCTTCATGTTCTACGCGCGTCCCGCCGACAAACGACGAGTCTACGAGACGATGGCCAAACGCGGCCTCCGGCCGCTTCGCTTCAGGTTCGATCTAGATGGCGCACGCATCGTCGCAAACATGCATCGCTCGTGAGCTACTGGCGGGGCTGCTCGCGATCTCGATCGCGGGCTGCAGCTCTCAGTATCAACCGCAGCTGGGCCCGCGCCTGTCCGTGATGCTCGATGAGGCATCGGTCACCTACGTGCGCGATGGGCAGAAGTTCAAACACGGGTTCATGGGCGGCGGTCTGGTCGAGGCCGTCGAGGACGATCCCGAGGCCAAGGAGGCGGCGGAGAAGTATCAGTCGCGGACGACCAGCGGGTTTGTCGTCTACATCGTGGGCACGGCGTGTCTGCTGACCGGCATGTACGCTGGCTTCTCGACCATCGACGACCGCGAGCCGCATCGGGAGAAAGACGCGCTCGCCGTGGGTGGCCTCTTGTGTGGTGTCGCCGGCCTCATCACGGGGGTCGCGCTCCTGGCCTCGGGCGCCCCGTATCAGTACGACGCCATCAACATCTACAACGACAACCTGGAGAAGCGTCGCGCCATCATGCTGCCCCCGATGCGCTTGCCACCTCCCGGGTACGTACCCTACGCACCCGTGCCCGTGCCCGTGCCAGCACCTCCGGGGGCGACTCCGCCTCCACCGAAGCCGGCACCGCCGCCGCTCGGCGGCGCAGCGGGCGACGCGGGCGCGCCGAGCGCGGGCGACGCGGGCTTGGATACCCGAGAGTGACCCATGACGGGGCTGGCACGCGGTCTGGTTGAACGTCTGCTGCTGCGCGCGGCAATCGAGCGCGCGCAGGCTCTGCCCGAAATGCACGCAGCCAGAGCGCGTGCCCTCGGACACGCCGCCGTGAGGCGAGCTTCGGCGGCGCGGGCACTCCGCGCCGAAGAACACGACATCGCCGCCCTGCGTCTCGCGCGCGAGGCCGCGGAGCTTGCGATCGCCGCGCTCCTCGCGGCGAGGGGCGAACTACCCGAGGAACTCATGGCGCCACCCGAACCCTGGGCTCGCCTGGCTCAGCTCGCGCTGCCCGAGCCGCCCACCAGTTTGTCCCGCGTCAGGGAAATGTTCGAGCCCCGCGATCCAATCCAGCTCGACTCACTCACCAGCTCCGAGGCACGGCGCGCGCGCGCCGACGCGTCGCTGGTCGTCGATTGGTTGCTCGAGCACGCCGAGCCCCGAACGCCGCGGGCACTGCGCGGCGCCCGCGCGCTGCGCGTCGTCACCCTGGTGGGCGGCCTGGCGGGAGCAGTCTGGTTCGTGCTGTGGGCGTTCGTGTGGCCGTCCAACGAGGCCGCGTACAAACCCGTCGCAATCAGCAGCCTTCAGCGCGGGAGCGCTCCGTCGGAAGCGATCACGGATGGCGAACGCACCAAGGCCGTAACCACCGACCGTCAGGAGCAGCCGTGGGTGCGCGTGGACCTGTTGAACACGGTCGCCATCGAACGGGTCGCCGTGTATGCACCCGACAAGAGCGCCGTCCCGCTGATCGTCGAAATCAGCGACGACGACGCGAAGTTCGCCGAGGTCGCCGTGCGCGCCGAGCCGATCAGCAAGGGGCGCTGGGTGGCGGGCCTGGGCAAACGACGCGCGCGCTACGTCCGGCTACGGCACCCCGGCGCTGGCGCGCTCGTATTTTCCGAGATCGAAGTCTGGGGCAAACGCTGAGCCTCGCGGTTCGACCCGCCGAGCTCAGGGCGGAGTCCAACCGCCGCGGGTCATGGACGCCAGGACCACGGCCATCACGTAGCACCCCAGCCCGACCGCGATCAGCGCCACCGCCCGATACAACCGTCGTTGCAGCGCGTTGCGGTGGGACAGCACTCGACGCGCGAGCTCGACGTTACCGTCCCCCAGCTCCTGGGTGACCCAGCGGATGCTGGAGAAGCTCCGCAGGGTGATCACGATAGCCACCAGGATCAGCGTGATGCCCGCGATCATCGCCCCCGCGGAGAGCGGGCCTGCGTTCACCATGTTGTGTCCCGCGAACCCGGTCACGCTGATGCAGATGCCGCCGATGCCGAGAAAGGCCTGGGCTTGGGTCCGGAGCACCGCCAGCTGACCCGACAAAAGCGATACCAGGTCGCTGGTGCGCTCGAACAGCGCCGCAAGATCTTCCGCCTCGCGTCCCTCGGACATTGCTTCGGCGGGTACCAGAAGCCGACCCAGACGGCCAAGTTGGCCGTTCGAGTCCACGGCCCGAGCGCTTACTGGAAGGCGAGCACGACGTTGTTGTCCGCCGCTTGACCCAGCGTGTTGGGGCCACTGCCCGCGAGCAACTCGTAGGCCGGACCCGCGCCGCAGGTCACGGTCTTGTCACCCGGCGCCGCCTCTTGTTTCTGGCACGTCGGCGGCAACGCCCCCTCTTGGACCAGCCCCTTCACGGGCGACTTGGCTCGGAGCACGTAGCCCCCCGCCTTGGGGAAGGTCACAGCAATGCTTCCGGAGACCGTCGAGACTCTTCCGCCGCGTGAGCCCGCGTTCACCGCCGCCATGCGCAACGTGATGGCCGGGTTCGGCCCGTCATGGCTCTGGTCGATGTTGGTGAGGTTCACCTCGTCGCTGACGTCGAACACACTGATCCCCGCGCCACACTGCACCGTGGTGCTGCGCACGGTCGGCGCGCCCTGGATCCAACACGCCCCGAGCGTCGACTGATTCGTCACGCTGAGTGCGGTGGCTCGGCCGACCGCGTCGACCTT
This sequence is a window from Myxococcales bacterium. Protein-coding genes within it:
- a CDS encoding discoidin domain-containing protein, with protein sequence MTGLARGLVERLLLRAAIERAQALPEMHAARARALGHAAVRRASAARALRAEEHDIAALRLAREAAELAIAALLAARGELPEELMAPPEPWARLAQLALPEPPTSLSRVREMFEPRDPIQLDSLTSSEARRARADASLVVDWLLEHAEPRTPRALRGARALRVVTLVGGLAGAVWFVLWAFVWPSNEAAYKPVAISSLQRGSAPSEAITDGERTKAVTTDRQEQPWVRVDLLNTVAIERVAVYAPDKSAVPLIVEISDDDAKFAEVAVRAEPISKGRWVAGLGKRRARYVRLRHPGAGALVFSEIEVWGKR
- a CDS encoding NTP transferase domain-containing protein yields the protein MNARRALAVKIRSANPRRSRAIARRADARRPQLKSRLRPPSLRSGGGRDNAERVQAVILAGGLATRMRPRTLTIPKSMLEVAGRPFVAWQLEALARTGFTRVLLCIAHLGEQIREYVSDGAAFGLDVEYSEDGPTLCGTAGAIRRALALLEPSFLVTYGDSYLPFDYAAPLRDLDQHPEALGTMSVFENRGRWDASNTRVEGQLVVSYDKRATSADVTFIDYGAIALRREVIAELPADEPAGLDQVQATLCRTGRLRAWVAHERFYEIGSESGLAELTERLRTP
- a CDS encoding sugar kinase, which gives rise to MIVSRAPVRFSLGGGGTDLPSYYERFGGFVVSAAIDSYVYITASRRFYDDIRLAYSQTEIVPNVEAIQHRIFREALRMTGLGRAMELTSVADVPANSGLGSSSSFTVALLNALHAYKREFVSSRQLAEEACEIEMHRLGEPIGKQDQYIAAFGNVTALTLDKDGTVHVEPVPVKDEVLDELANNLVIMWSGIERAASSVLEEQGARVQKSDQATLDGMHRIKALGHEVYDLLVAGDTDRYGELLHEHWTNKRKLASKMTDSRIDEHYEAAREAGAIGGKLMGAGGGGFFMFYARPADKRRVYETMAKRGLRPLRFRFDLDGARIVANMHRS